The Clostridium beijerinckii genomic sequence GATATCCTGCTCTTTCAAGGTTTTCTTTAACTCTTTTAGATATATCCAAATTTAACTGCTTTTCATAAGTGAAATTGGCTGTTGCTCCAAGTTCTGATCCTCCATGACCAGGGTCAATAATTATTATTTTCGAGTTATCTTTAACCTTTTCTTCAAATGTAACATCTATAAATGTCTTAAACTCATATTTATTGTCCCCTAATGAAGAATATCTCCTTTTTACAGGATTTATTTTAACATTAAGTTTTTCAGAAGTCTCAATATCAACTTTTGCTGTATTATTATCAAGCTTATCTAGCTTAATATTCTTTATATACTTATTATCTTTTAAAACTGAATAGAAGTTATCAGATTCACCAGTAACATTAACCTGTGAAATAAGTATTTCAACTTTATTTCCATCAATTCTTTCAGAATACTTAGGCTCCACGGTATATTTTCTAATATCTCCAGCCTCAGATTCTGTACATGAGTAGGATACTGGAATTCCTAAAGCTCCTTTATGTTCGACTTGATAATATTTAAAAGCATCTTGTTGTAAGTCATAAACTTTGCTATTGCTAGATTCAGTCGTAGTAGTAGTTTCTTCTGCATTACAATAAGAAACAGGTAATATGAAAGTACAGACTAGTAAAATTCCAAAGACTATACATTTAAATTTTTTCATAAATACTTACCTCCACTACATTTTTTTATATCCTGTATAGATTTTTTTTCATTCTATTTTTTCATAAATTTGTATAGACTATTCATTTAATTACATAATATTTAATTTATTTTACTTTTCATTCATAATCTTATACATTCTTACCATTTTCTCAATTAGAACATTTTCAGACATGGCAGTCATTAATTGATCTTGCGCATGAACCATAAGTAACGTTATTTTAATTCCTTTTCCATTTATCTCAGCTTGAATCAATTTCGTCTGAGTGCTATGAGCTAGTTTGAGTTCTTCTCTAGCCTTTTTTAAAAATTCTTCTGCTTTATCGTAGTTTTTATTTTCAGCTTCATCTAGAGCTTCAAATGCATATGCTCTTGAGTCGCCTGCGTGTGATATTATTTCAAATATTTCTTGCTCCATATAGTTCATCTCCTAATATTATTTATTAAATTGTGGCAAATACCCTTTGTTTAACGAACACAAGTCCTCAAATAGCTTAATTGCAATATCTACTGATGGGACTAGTGGATTATTAGCTAGTGCCATTATAGCTTGATTTGTATTTCCATGTACTCCAGCTTCTATTGTTGATATCTCATAAAATTTCACACTGTGAATAAGGCCTAAAACTTTTTCTTCTACAGGTCGTGTCAAAGATAGTGGAGTTGCACCTCTCTTATCTACTAAACAGTTAACTTCAACAACGGAGTCGTCTGGAATTCCTTTAATAGTCCCATTATTTTTAACATTTATTGTATGAATGTCTTTTTTATCATTGTATATCGAACTTATAAGTGATACAGCTGCATCCGAATAATATGCTCCACCTCTTTTTTCTAACTCAGGTGGTTTAACGTCTAAATTTTTATCCTTATATTTTTCAAATAAGCTTGCTTCAATTTTCTTTACCTGTTCTGCTCGTGTCCCAATAGTTTTGGCTGCATCTTTTTCTTCCTTCAACAATCTATCTGTCATATAGTAATACCTATGATACGGACATGGTATCATTCCTAAAGCATCTAGAAATTTCTTTGGCCATTTTAAATCTGATATATTTTTCATTGTAAGTTCTGCGCCATCTTTTAATTTTTCTATAACTCTATCAGTTACATTTATGCCTTTATACCATACATTTCGTCCCCATACTAAGTGATTAAGTCCTACATATTCTATAAAAACATCCTTACTGCTCACATCTAACATTGAAACTACATCCATCTTCATGTGTATTGGAACATTACATAGGCCTATACATTTAATATTTGTATATTTTAATACAGCTTCTGTTATAATTCCTGATGGATTAGTAAAATTAATAAGCCATGCATTAGGGCATAATTCCTTCATATCTCTTGAAATATCTAGAATTACAGGAATTGTCCTAAGAGCTTTTGCAAAACCTCCTGGACCAACTGTTTCCTGACCTAATACGTTATACTTTAAAGGGAATCTCTCGTCTCGTGCCCTTGCATCTAATCCTCCAACTCTAAATTGTGTAACTACAAAATCAGTATCACTTAGAGCCTCTCTTCTATCTAATGTGAGAGAAATTCTAATGTCTAAATTAGCCTTTTCACACATTCGCTTTGCTAGAGCTCCTACTATATTAAGCTTTTCTTTACCTTCTTCTATATCGACTAAGACTATTTCCTTAACTGGAAGTTCGTCTTTTCTCTTTATAAATCCTTCTATTATTTCTGGAGTATAGCTGCTGCCTCCACCAATTATTACAATTTTCAACTCATTCATCTTGCGCCTCCAACTTGATTTTGTTATGCAGTATTTGTGCAATAACTGCATAACAAATTTAAAACTACAATCAATCTTTATTAATTATTCTCCATACCCTCTTTAATTAATTTCTTTTCATATGCTTTTAAGAATGGAAAATATAAAGCAGTTACAATAGCTATATTTATTAATACTAAAATTATTGCTCTCCAGTCTCCACCAGTTGCTAGATAAGCGCCAATAGGTGCTGGCAATGTCCATGGTGCCAAAATAACTGGTTTAGATACTAAATTTAAAGTCATAGCAAAGTATGATACACACCCGCAAATTAATGGCCCAAGAATAAATGGTATTATTAATAATGGATTTAACATAATTGGAGCTCCAAATATGACCGGCTCATTAATATTACAGATTCCTGGGATTAAACTTGCTCTAGCGATATCTTTTAAGTATCTTGATTTAGAGCCTAGCATTAATATTACAAGTCCTATTGTTGCTCCTGACCCTCCAATCCATACAAACCATTGAAAAAATGGCTCTGGTGCTATATTAGGAATAGGCTGTCCAGCTGCTTGAGCTGCTACATTAGCATCAAGCATTGCAAGCCATATTGGCCTTGCAACAGTACCTACAACAGAATCTCCATGTATTCCGCATCCCCATAAAAGTGTAATAAGCAAGATTGGAACTAATATTCCAGGAAGTGAATTACCTGCAGTTACCAAAGGTGTAAATATACTTAGCACAAATTTTTGAATATCAAAATTTAATAAATCTCTTATGATCCATATTGGTACTATAATAAAAGCTGCTGGAATAAGAGCTGCAAAAGAATTAGCAACTGATGTTGGGACTTCTTTTGGCATCTTAATAGTTAGATTTTTTTCTTTGCATACTCTAAAGATTTCTACAGCAAAAATAGACATTATAATAGCAGTAAACATACCAGATCCGCCTAAACTAGATAACGATAACATCCAGCCGTTAGGATCAATATTTAATGGAACATTTGTAAGCAAGAATGCTGCAAGACCTAAGCTTCCACCAGATAAAGGATCTAGCTTATATGACTTTGCTAGATTATATGCTATTCCAAAAGATGCATATAAGGCCATTATGCCCATACTTAAGCGATATGGAAACATTATCTGATTAACATATGGAGCCACTAATTGCTTTAGCCAGTCATTTGGCGGAACTGCAATTACGAGAAAAAAACTTCCAATTATTATAAGTGGAATAGTAGATACTATACCATCCCTAATAGCTTTTAAGTGCCTCTGCTCAGATAATTTAGTCATTGGTGGCAATAAGTACTTTTCTAGCCAATTAAAAAATTTATTCATACTTCCTCCTTATCATTTATTATGGTTTTTACTTACAATAGCTCTTTATTTGCTTAAGAACTCTTGCTCCACCAAGAGGCGTATATCCCATTGGTTCAATAGCAATTACTTCAAGACTATATTCCTTAGCTTGATCTTTAAAGCCATTTAGCCTATGTCTTACCTGAGGTGCAACTAAAACTAAATCATATTTATTTTGCTGAATTTCATCCTCAAAATCGCTAGTTCCTACCGCTTTGATTTCTAGATCAAATCCTTCTTTATCAGCTTCCTTTTTTATCGCTTGTACAACAATTGCACTAGACATTCCCCCGGAGCAAACCATTAAAACTTTCATAACAATATCCCCCTTCAATTAGCAATATATTTAAATGCTGCTTTACAATATATGTATTTTAGTACTATCCGTATTATTACCCGCTTTTGGTTTTAATTTAATAAAGTTTCATAAAAAACTCTTATGATTGAAATTTTGTTTCATCAATTAGCAAAATTAAGATTTGCGAAGAAATATTAACAAATAATTATTGACAACTGATAATGATTATTGTTAACATGAATTAAGTACTTTGGAAATTATATTTTAAATCCATGTACGTTGATTAGATAAATATTATTGATACTTTATGGATCACGAAAGGCGGTAAAATCGATGAAAGAACTTCATAATATAGGGTGGTATGCTAATAAGATATCCCCCAAACTACCTAAAAATGCATTTAAACCAGTACCTTCGAGGCTGTTTGGAGGACTTGCATATACAATTATTATAATTTGTGGAATACTCACAATTACTCTATGTAGATTTAATAACATTATAAACTTTTTAATATCTTTAGTTTTAGGCTTTAGTTTTGCATCCATAGGCTTTCTTGGGCATGAAATTTTACATGGCACTGTTGTAAAAACACATTGGTTAAAAAACTTGCTTGGAGGTATGGCTTTTTTGCCCTTAAGCATAGGTCCAAACCTTTGGATTAAGTGGCACAATATGAGTCATCATGCTAACACTCAACATGAAATAAATGATCCAGATGCTTGGATGAGCTTTGAGCAATTTAGCAATAGATCTTTTATAAAGTACATTTATAAACTTCCTTTGTGGTTTCGCTCACTATTTAGTTTCTCAGCATTAAGTATTTCCTTTACTCTTCATGGAACTCGCATGTTCTTTATATATGTTAAAGAATTTAAAAGACAAAAAAGCATAAAACTATGGATTCAGTTTATACTCCCTTGGATTATATGGATAGGTTTATTCTTCTTAGTTGAAACTGATAAATGGATTTTCTCATATTTACTTCCATTCCTTATAGGAAATTTCATTGTAATGTGTTATATATCAAGTAATCATAGATTAAATCCTCTTGTACCTATAAATGATCCTTTAGTTAATAGTCTCTCAGTAACAGTTCCAAAGTGGCTTGATGTTCTACATTTTAATTTTTCTTACCACACAGAGCATCATCTATTTCCAGGAATGAATCCTAAATACTATTCTCTAGTAAAGGAAGAAATATTAAAATTATGGCCAGATAGATATCATCAAATGCCTCTTAGCAGCGCTTTGAAGCTTCTCTGGAAAACTCCTAGAATCTATTATAATAACGAGGAATTAATAGATCCAAGAAACAAACGCATATATACTTCACTAGAAAAAGGATTAAAACCTAATAAAATTTCTTATCATAATCTATAAATAGAATTAGAGATATATAGATAAACAATATATAACTTATACTTATGCAATAATCCACCGAAAGTAGAAACATTGTTATTTCACAGGACTATGAAAATTTCGCTGAAAGTTCTAAATTGCAGGTTGCACAACTAATGCTTGCTCCCAATTTCATTGTGACAAGCATTAATTGAACAACCTGCAATTAAAAGCTTTTAACAGCTCATTTTCAATGCCCGCTGCATAAAAATGTTTCTACTTTCTAGTACGGTATTTATTGCGAAGTATAAATCAAATTCCTAAGTTGTTTATCTATATAGATATCCAATTTAAGAATTCAACTTATTAGATGAATGTATTTGCAAATTTGCTAAAACTTTAAGTTCATATCATCACTAGAAATCATAAATATATTTGTGGAGAAAACATTTGAAAATGAGCTGTTAAAGGTTCTTAGCTGTAGGTTGTTCCAATTTAGCTTGTCAAACTGAAAGGTGGAGCATGCTAAATTGGATACAACTTGCTGCTTAGAAATTTTAGCGATATTTTCATAGCTTTTCGGAACAAAATATTTATGATTTCGGTAAGTTATCACATAAGTTTAGTTTTAAATTTGGATATCTATAGATAAACCAAGTGAGACTTAAATTTATGCATACAACTCGCCGAAATGAATAATATACTTTTGTTCCAGTTTCTGGGTAATTATGATGGGTGATTCTAAGATTAAAAGCCATCAAATTTCTAATGAAACATTTCACAAAAGCATAATTCTTATTTCTAGTTGGGTTATCTATATAAATTATTAAGATTTAATTCGTCATAAATATTAGATTTTTATAAAACCAAAGACTTAAAGTATCTGTTAGTTACTTTAAGTCTTTGTTTTTATCATTTATAGATATCTAAATTAAAAATTTGAGTTATTAGATAAATATATTTTCATAGCTTTTCGAAGCCAAAATATTTATGATTTCAGTAAGTTACCACATAAATTTAGATTTATGCTACATCTTTACTCAACATATCTATATTTTCTAATTGATATAGCGAGCCCAATTAAAAAAATAACTACTAGAGATATCATGCTTAAAGTATATGGAATAAAGATTCTTCCAACTCCTTCATGTGGACTTAGCAAGACTGGTGCACTCCATGGATAAAATGCTGATAACTGTGTATTTACTATTACTATATTTGCGAAAGTAGCTGAGATAACAAATATTATGCCTGGCAATACATTTTTTGAGTAGATAGCAACTGCACAAGTTATGCAAACAAGCATAAAGTGATATACTATCATCTTTAAAAGTGATATGAAATAATATATAAGTAAATCCATATTTAAGCTTTCATGCTTTAGTAAAAATCCTAAAATTATTGAAGTGAAGAATACTAATATTAAAGTAATTGCTATAATATAAAGAATGCATGCAAGCTTAGAAAATAAAAGCTTCATTCTATTAATAGGATAAGTAAACATTACGTTCATAGTTTTGGTTTCATATTCATGTCCAAAGATATAAGCAGCTATTATTCCATAAACTATAGGTGCTACAATATCATTTAGGAAAGAAAATATCACATTTAAATAACCTTCCCATAAAAGTAATGAATTATATTTTTTATTAAAGCCATATATTATAAATGAAATAACAGTTGGAATAAATAGCACTATTGTACAGAATTTGATCTTTGCCTTTCTATACTTAAAAATCTCTGCTAAAACATATTTCATCATAACCTTATTCCTCCTGAAATCCTTACAAAATAATCCTCCAAACCTTCCTTATGTTTAATTAATTCAAATAACTCCACACTATTATTTACTAGTGCTTTGCTTATATAGTTTGTTTTCATTTCTTTTCTTTTTATATTAAGTCTTAAATAGTTGTCATCAATTAATGAACTATCTAAGTTCAAATTTTCATTTAATACTTTTTGCGCTTTTTTCACATCGTCAACTTTAACATCAACATATTCCTCGTAACTATCATTAATCTCATTCATTGAAGCTTCTTTTAATAAGATTCCTTTTTCTATAATCCCAAGCTTAGTCACTGTAAGTTCTAGTTCACTTAATATATGACTTGATATTATAAAAGTCATATTGTCCTCATTAGCAAGTCTTAGTATGAAATTTCTAAGATCTCTTATTCCTAGTGGATCTAATCCATTAGTAGGCTCATCTAAAATTAAAAGCTTTGGCTTATGAAGAATTGCACGCGCTATACCAAGCCTTTGTTTCATACCTAATGAGTGCTCTTTAACTTTTTTATTCTTATCATTTAAAAGATCAACTTTTTCTAAGCACTCGTCTATTATTCCCTTATCTTCCACCCCCATATAATTAGAATGAAGTTTTAAATTCTCATAAGCAGTTAGGTTTTCATAAGACGATGGAAATTCTATAATAGATCCTATATTTCTTAAATAAGAAATATTCTTTTTATTAACTTCCTTTCCCAAAACCGTTATTTTACCACTAGTTGCAGGAATCAATCCTAAGATCATCTTCAAAGTAGTTGTTTTTCCTGCTCCATTTCTTCCTATAAACCCATATATATCATTTTCCTCGATGTTAATACATAAGTTACTTACACTCAATTGTGTTCCATACTGTTTTGTTAGATTATCAGTTTTCAATATATAATTCATATTAATATTCCCTTCAATTTGTCTTAAATATTCCTAAGTAAAATAGAAGCTGTTTCTCAACATGCCCACTCCCATTATACCCCTAAATAATAAAATATTGTAATAAAAATTTATAAGCCTTAATTTATTGGATTCATACAATCTATATTATCATTGTTGAAACTTATACAATTCCTATAGATAAAAGCCATTTATCCCTAAGAGATATTCATTTAAAAGCAAGTGATACAATTGTATTAGTTTATGCAAACATAACATTAAAAAAATTTAATAATAGTGATTTCTGATAGCTCAATTACTAAAAAGTGCTCATAAATCAGGGTGCATTGAAATATTCTTAAAAAGTAAATATATCGGAGGTAGATTTAAAGCGATTGAATGATATTCCGAGAGATAACAAAGTTTAGTTTATTCTAATTGGTAACGGCAACAAATCTAATGAGGAAATCTGACTAATTTGGACATTTACAATTAATGCCTAATATAATATATTACTATCTATACCAATTAAACAAGAAAATGTCTTAGAAAAAGACAATAAATTTATGGAGGGAATTTTATGAATTCAGGAACAATATCAATTTTAATTTATGTGGGTATTGGAATCTTAGCGCTATTTATATTACTCTATGGCATAGGATTTACAAGTATCGGAACTGATGAGGTAGGTATAGTAGAAAAATGGTGGAGCTTAAAAGGATCTGTGCCTGCTGATGGTTTAATTGCATTGAAGGGTGAAGCTGGTTATCAGCCACACGTTCTAAGAGCTGGAGTGCATTTTAAAACTCCTTTTAAGTACAAGGTTAAGAAAGTAAGACTTGTAACAATTCCACAAGGACAGATAGGTTATGTATTTGCAAGATCAGGAGAAAGTCTTGCAGATGGACAAACTTTAGGAAAAGTTATTCCTGAGTGTAAATCCTTTCAGGATGTAGTAGCTTTTTTAAATAATAGAGGGCAAAAAGGTCCTCAAAGGCAAATTCTTCGTGAAGGTACTTATGCATTTAATCTAGCTCAGTTTATCATAATTACAAAGGATAAAGTACATTCAATATTTACTTCAAAGGATGAATCAGAGCAAATAGAAACTATGAGAAGTGACTTGCTTAGAGTTAATGGATTCATTCCTGTAGTTATCTCGAGCTCAAAAAATCTTGAACAAGATGAATTTGGAAACAATATTAAAACTAAAGATACAATTGGTATAGTAACTGTTAATGAAGGACCTACTCCAGATAACGGAGCTATAATCGCTCCAATAGTTGGTGATGGTATTACAAATGAATATTACCATAGTAACTTCCAAGAACCCGAAAAATTCTTAGCTGCTGGTGGTAGAAAAGGTAAGCAGATGCAGGTATTGACAGATGGTGTTTACTTTATTAATAGGTTATTTGCTAATGTGGACATAGTTCCAAAAAGTATTATAGATATTGGTTATGTAGGTGTTGTTGTTAGTTACTTTGGTGAAAAAGGTGAAGATGTATCTGGATCAGATTACTCTCATGGAGAACTTGTTGAGCAAGGCAAGAAAGGTATTTGGAGAGAATGTATGATGCCAGGTAAGTATCCATTTAATACTTATGCAGGTAAAATCATTCCAGTTCCTACTACTAATGTTATATTAAAATGGATTAGCGGTCAGGTTGGAGATCATAAACTAGATGATAATTTAAAAGAAATTAATCTTATAACTAAGGATGCTTTTGAACCTAATCTCCCACTTACTGTAGTGTTTAATATTGATTATAGAAAAGCCTCTTCAGTAATCCAAAGATTTGGTGATATTAAACTTCTTATTGAACAATCACTAGATCCTATGGTTGCAGGTTACTTTAAGAATATTGGACAAACTAAGACTTTAATTGAATTGGTACAGGATAGAAGCGCTATTCAAGAACAAGCTTCTAAAGAAATGAAGGAAAAATTCAAATTATATGATTTAGAATTACAGGAAGTATTAATTGGTACACCTGCTGCTTCTTCAACAGATAAGAGAATTGATCTAATCCTTGCACAACTTAGAGATAGACAAGTTGCATTGGAAGAAATTAAAACAAATGAAGCAAAACAAAAGTCAGCAGAAAAACAAAGAGAACTTAATGAAGCAATTGCTAAAAGTGCAGCTCAAGCGGCTCTTACTCAATCAAGTATCGATATAGAAGTTGCTGATAACAAAGGTAAATCTGAATTAAAACTTGCTGAACAATTAGCTTTAAAGACTCAAAAACTTGCTGAAGCTGATAAGTACAAGAGAACTCAAGAAGCTGATGCTTTAAGATATACAAAAGAAGCTGAAGCTGCCGCTAACGCTAAAGCTACTGAACTTAATGCAGCTGCTAATGCTAAACAAGTAGAATTACAAGCTGGAGCTGAAGCTTTCAAACTTGAAAAAGTCGGTGCAGCTCAAGCTTTAAATATCAAAGCTGTTGCAGAAGCTACTGCAGAACAAGAAACAAAGGTTGGTCTTGCAAAAGGTACTGCTGCTAAAGCCTTAGTTGATGCTTATGGCGGTCCTGAATTACAAGTACAACAAAGCGTATTAACTGCTTTTGCAGAAGCATTAAAGATAAGCAAATCCCCTCTTGTACCACAAACAGTAATTATGGGTGGGGCTGATGGAAAAACTCCTAATGCTATGGAAGGAATTTTAAGCATGATTTTAGCTAACATGGCTAGTGCTAATGGATCAATAGTAAATACTATTACTACTGCACATTCTGATATAACTAATCAATCAGAGAATAGTTCTTCTAAAGAATCAAAGATAGCTAAAAAGAAAGATAATATTTCAGCCAAGGAACCTGAAGTATAAACCTATTTTTACTTCTAGTATTATATAGATATCCAACTCTAAAACTAAATTTATGTGGTAACTTACCAAAATCATAAATATTTTGTTCCGAAAAGCTATGAAAATATCGCTGAAGCTTCTAAGCCGCAGGTTGTATCCATTTTAGCATGCTCCAACTTTCAGTTTGACAAGCTAAAATGGAACAACCTACAGCTAAGAACCTTTAACAGCTCATTTTCAAATGTTTTCTACACAAATATATTTATGATTTCTAGTTGAGATACGAATTTAAATTCTTAACAACTTTATAAATATGTGTTTATCTAATAAGCCAAATCTTTAAATTTCATATCTATAAAAACGAGATGTATCTAAGTAACTTTTGAAGTTATTTGGATACATTTTTTTATAAGCCCTAGAAATAAGTAGAATGTATTTGTTGGAATTCACAATGCACATTTCACAATTCACAGTTATGGTTAAATATTTTATAATATTTCTTTGAATTATTATGAAATATTATTTTTGCAATATATATAATTGTTTTAGTTTATAAACTTTTGAATCTATGATACAATCAATTATAAAATTGTAAAATCATTTGGATTATATGATTTATTATAGGCATATGAAAGAAAATATACGAGAGTTACGACTTGTTATTTTATGAATAGGCTTTACACTGGAGGGATAAACATGAATGAGAAACAAATAGAAATGATGAAGAAATTAATAGAAGAAAAGAAACAAAAGGGAAATAACACTAAAAATAATAAAAGACCTAAGAAGGTTATTGGCCGAATGTTACTAGATAATGGAAAAACAACTCAATAAAACATTATTATTCTAAGGAAGGTAATGTAAATTGAAATAAATTTACTTTAACTTCATATAGAAAGTTCAGTTATTCTTTCTTCAACAAGATCTTACTGATACTTCTGAAGTCGGAATAGCTGGGTTACTATCTATATATAATAGATAGTCTGAAACTCTTCTAAAGCTCTCTGTTCATAAGCTTTATAAAGTCATCATGTTTCATTAGTATTGAAAAGTAAATGCTTGAACCAGTTAAGAATGTGTTTGCCATTGGTACAATACTTAAAATTATTAGACTCGCAAGCACCTGCCATTCAAGTTTATTACTTTTAAAGTCGATTTCTTTCTTATTTATAAATACTCTGATAAAAAATAATACTAGAAATATGTAGCTTAATACTGTAGATATTGAATATAGATATTCCATTTTATC encodes the following:
- a CDS encoding ABC transporter permease, yielding MMKYVLAEIFKYRKAKIKFCTIVLFIPTVISFIIYGFNKKYNSLLLWEGYLNVIFSFLNDIVAPIVYGIIAAYIFGHEYETKTMNVMFTYPINRMKLLFSKLACILYIIAITLILVFFTSIILGFLLKHESLNMDLLIYYFISLLKMIVYHFMLVCITCAVAIYSKNVLPGIIFVISATFANIVIVNTQLSAFYPWSAPVLLSPHEGVGRIFIPYTLSMISLVVIFLIGLAISIRKYRYVE
- a CDS encoding 6-phospho-beta-glucosidase, whose amino-acid sequence is MNELKIVIIGGGSSYTPEIIEGFIKRKDELPVKEIVLVDIEEGKEKLNIVGALAKRMCEKANLDIRISLTLDRREALSDTDFVVTQFRVGGLDARARDERFPLKYNVLGQETVGPGGFAKALRTIPVILDISRDMKELCPNAWLINFTNPSGIITEAVLKYTNIKCIGLCNVPIHMKMDVVSMLDVSSKDVFIEYVGLNHLVWGRNVWYKGINVTDRVIEKLKDGAELTMKNISDLKWPKKFLDALGMIPCPYHRYYYMTDRLLKEEKDAAKTIGTRAEQVKKIEASLFEKYKDKNLDVKPPELEKRGGAYYSDAAVSLISSIYNDKKDIHTINVKNNGTIKGIPDDSVVEVNCLVDKRGATPLSLTRPVEEKVLGLIHSVKFYEISTIEAGVHGNTNQAIMALANNPLVPSVDIAIKLFEDLCSLNKGYLPQFNK
- a CDS encoding fatty acid desaturase family protein, coding for MKELHNIGWYANKISPKLPKNAFKPVPSRLFGGLAYTIIIICGILTITLCRFNNIINFLISLVLGFSFASIGFLGHEILHGTVVKTHWLKNLLGGMAFLPLSIGPNLWIKWHNMSHHANTQHEINDPDAWMSFEQFSNRSFIKYIYKLPLWFRSLFSFSALSISFTLHGTRMFFIYVKEFKRQKSIKLWIQFILPWIIWIGLFFLVETDKWIFSYLLPFLIGNFIVMCYISSNHRLNPLVPINDPLVNSLSVTVPKWLDVLHFNFSYHTEHHLFPGMNPKYYSLVKEEILKLWPDRYHQMPLSSALKLLWKTPRIYYNNEELIDPRNKRIYTSLEKGLKPNKISYHNL
- a CDS encoding ATP-binding cassette domain-containing protein, translated to MNYILKTDNLTKQYGTQLSVSNLCINIEENDIYGFIGRNGAGKTTTLKMILGLIPATSGKITVLGKEVNKKNISYLRNIGSIIEFPSSYENLTAYENLKLHSNYMGVEDKGIIDECLEKVDLLNDKNKKVKEHSLGMKQRLGIARAILHKPKLLILDEPTNGLDPLGIRDLRNFILRLANEDNMTFIISSHILSELELTVTKLGIIEKGILLKEASMNEINDSYEEYVDVKVDDVKKAQKVLNENLNLDSSLIDDNYLRLNIKRKEMKTNYISKALVNNSVELFELIKHKEGLEDYFVRISGGIRL
- a CDS encoding PTS sugar transporter subunit IIC, with amino-acid sequence MNKFFNWLEKYLLPPMTKLSEQRHLKAIRDGIVSTIPLIIIGSFFLVIAVPPNDWLKQLVAPYVNQIMFPYRLSMGIMALYASFGIAYNLAKSYKLDPLSGGSLGLAAFLLTNVPLNIDPNGWMLSLSSLGGSGMFTAIIMSIFAVEIFRVCKEKNLTIKMPKEVPTSVANSFAALIPAAFIIVPIWIIRDLLNFDIQKFVLSIFTPLVTAGNSLPGILVPILLITLLWGCGIHGDSVVGTVARPIWLAMLDANVAAQAAGQPIPNIAPEPFFQWFVWIGGSGATIGLVILMLGSKSRYLKDIARASLIPGICNINEPVIFGAPIMLNPLLIIPFILGPLICGCVSYFAMTLNLVSKPVILAPWTLPAPIGAYLATGGDWRAIILVLINIAIVTALYFPFLKAYEKKLIKEGMENN
- a CDS encoding PTS lactose/cellobiose transporter subunit IIA, with the protein product MEQEIFEIISHAGDSRAYAFEALDEAENKNYDKAEEFLKKAREELKLAHSTQTKLIQAEINGKGIKITLLMVHAQDQLMTAMSENVLIEKMVRMYKIMNEK
- a CDS encoding N-acetylmuramoyl-L-alanine amidase; protein product: MKKFKCIVFGILLVCTFILPVSYCNAEETTTTTESSNSKVYDLQQDAFKYYQVEHKGALGIPVSYSCTESEAGDIRKYTVEPKYSERIDGNKVEILISQVNVTGESDNFYSVLKDNKYIKNIKLDKLDNNTAKVDIETSEKLNVKINPVKRRYSSLGDNKYEFKTFIDVTFEEKVKDNSKIIIIDPGHGGSELGATANFTYEKQLNLDISKRVKENLERAGYRIYITRDDDSNVGLLDRTDPANLLNADLFFCIHNNSLPLDVNMQSVYMFRGTTVLYNSTAPKPGREFATILMREVSSTIKTNTYPLQDRPNLAVLSSAWCPAVLMETTVECDDGDAKMMMHRLNSQKVADASLRAVNKYFIK
- a CDS encoding SPFH domain-containing protein, with the translated sequence MNSGTISILIYVGIGILALFILLYGIGFTSIGTDEVGIVEKWWSLKGSVPADGLIALKGEAGYQPHVLRAGVHFKTPFKYKVKKVRLVTIPQGQIGYVFARSGESLADGQTLGKVIPECKSFQDVVAFLNNRGQKGPQRQILREGTYAFNLAQFIIITKDKVHSIFTSKDESEQIETMRSDLLRVNGFIPVVISSSKNLEQDEFGNNIKTKDTIGIVTVNEGPTPDNGAIIAPIVGDGITNEYYHSNFQEPEKFLAAGGRKGKQMQVLTDGVYFINRLFANVDIVPKSIIDIGYVGVVVSYFGEKGEDVSGSDYSHGELVEQGKKGIWRECMMPGKYPFNTYAGKIIPVPTTNVILKWISGQVGDHKLDDNLKEINLITKDAFEPNLPLTVVFNIDYRKASSVIQRFGDIKLLIEQSLDPMVAGYFKNIGQTKTLIELVQDRSAIQEQASKEMKEKFKLYDLELQEVLIGTPAASSTDKRIDLILAQLRDRQVALEEIKTNEAKQKSAEKQRELNEAIAKSAAQAALTQSSIDIEVADNKGKSELKLAEQLALKTQKLAEADKYKRTQEADALRYTKEAEAAANAKATELNAAANAKQVELQAGAEAFKLEKVGAAQALNIKAVAEATAEQETKVGLAKGTAAKALVDAYGGPELQVQQSVLTAFAEALKISKSPLVPQTVIMGGADGKTPNAMEGILSMILANMASANGSIVNTITTAHSDITNQSENSSSKESKIAKKKDNISAKEPEV
- a CDS encoding PTS sugar transporter subunit IIB, coding for MKVLMVCSGGMSSAIVVQAIKKEADKEGFDLEIKAVGTSDFEDEIQQNKYDLVLVAPQVRHRLNGFKDQAKEYSLEVIAIEPMGYTPLGGARVLKQIKSYCK